ACCGAAATGGGTTTGCAAAATTTTTTTCTAGAAGCAAGAATGGAATACAACTAGAAATTTAGCAAGTATCAGATCAGGAAAGAAGAAAAACAGCTATATATTGATGATTTCTTGATTGTAAAAgctggaaatttattggatgttGATTAAATGCTATTTAATCAGCATTACTTATATCACTTGATTTTATTATACATGAATGATCACATTCAATTGAAGCTTTTGATTGTTTAGTGTGTAGTTATACTCTGCATTGAAAAGCTTCTGTTTTGTTGAAGATTTAGCTGATTTGAGTTCCTTCTGTTGTGCTATTTTATCATCGCATTGCATGGAAAGAGTTGACAGAGGCAATTGAAATTCTACTTACCTCAGGGTAACTCGGAAGCTGTGAGACCTACGCGCTGGCCAACTTCATTAGTCAAGATTCACACTGGCTCATTTGGGTTGCAGATTTACCCAGTTGGCTAGTAGTTGAACCAAATACAATCAAATTAATTGAACATAAATATgttattgtaattattttttccCTTTTAAATGAGATAAACATAACAGATGGTTTgatcttatattttttttaaaaccaTGGGGAAtgaaaaaattttgatttgagtttTTACATCCATCAATGTAGTCGTTATTTCTTTAAAGTTATGTAAATAAATTTGCCAAATTACAATGGACGGTTCCATGGTGTAGTGGTTAGCACTCTGGACTTTGAATCCAGCGACCTGGGTTCGACTCCCGGTGGGACCTTTCATtgcatttttttattcttttatttatttatttattgagttTCACCTAACTAGCAGTTTAAAAGCCAGCATTTGATTCCAGAGAATCCTCATTTTATCtgcaaaatattaaaatatcacaaggtaatttaaataatttaaatgtgaaaaaaaaaaaaaccattgaaTAGAATGAAATTGGAGGCAATGAATCTCATTACTGCATAAAACTCATTACAACAGATTGTTGGAAAACAAACATGTTCCCTTTGCTCACAATTTACAAAGCTAGTTGCTTTCATCAGAGGATATTACATTGGGCTAAAGGCAACTGCAACCCCAACATTCAAacaatctaaattaaaaaatttccaggaaaaaaaaaaatcagatacaCACTCCTTTTGCCCCTCATTCTTGGGGTCATTCACCATGATTATGACTACTTTTATGAGGATTTCTCTCTCTTTTGAATGCATTAAAAAGATCAATGCCAAGACCAACATTGAGCAAATTCATTCCAGCCATCCCAAACAAAGCAAGTGGCAACTGCACACCCCTTTCAAACTTGGAAGCATCTCCGATTAGCTTGATGGTGATGAGAATGTGAGACATAGATCTTGCGAAAATGAAAGTGACCCAATTAAGAAACCATTCTAACTTCACAATTTTGCTCTTAGCATCCCGAACACCAGCCATCCGTCGCACTTTCCTAACATGTAGGAAGATTGAATGCAGCTGTAATATGAAAAGAACTTTAGAATTGTAAAATTGTACCATTGACTGGTTCTCACACCATTCCGAAGAGTCTACCTACAGGTTACAGCTACAATTCCTCCAGAAAAGATGAAAATCAATAAAGAAAATGTAGAAGAAAGACCTTCAGCCATTAAGCTCAATTTGGCCTCTCCTTTAAAATGTTGATAGCAAGAATAAGGACATGCCTTCCAGGATTTATCCCCTTTCGTAGCACAACAGTATGAAAAGAAGAAATAGAACCTTGGTAGCTTAGATTTTCTCAATCACATATATGCAACATAAAAACCCTATCAAAGCACAAGTCCCACACTTTAACCAATAGAAAATTTTGTTTCCTTTGAAATAAAGAGCCATTACGAATCAAGATTTAATGTAATTTTCACTATTCGCCTGAGAttgattaatttcaaaatttcagcatttaatttcaagCTTCACAAAGGTGGTCTAAAACCAAGTCAAAGTTACACTAATTGCACCAAGTGAAAGGTATTTGTGAGGGTCTGATACCTTTTCCCTGAGAAATTTTCTTGAGTTGCAAACATCTAAATGAAATCCCACTATTGTTGTGACTTGTGAGAATGATTTCAGATACAAATGAAGCTTACACATTACAGCTTTGGGCTTGCTTATAATGATGGTGGATATATATGATATCATATACCTAATATTCACAATATCATACAAGTTATCGCTTACTTTAAATTTGTTTGTTGAAATAATGTTTTGTTCATCATCTAAAACATGAATGATGAACCTCACCTAAAAGGCATATAATTTTCCATATCTAAGGGGAGCAGCCCTATTTCACTAAGCCTGCTCCTAAACATTTTGACCATTACAGAAAAGAAAACTTTTCTGAACTTGAGTGAAAGGAAAAATGCGTGTGAGACTTGAACAATCATgtattgatattttaaaaaaaaattacatttagaTGGAGAAAAGACTCCATGAGACGTACCTCACAAATCAGAGTGAGAATAAGGTAGTTGACTGTGGCATTTCGATACAGAGCCAGTGTAAAGCAAATGAGAAGTATCAGATGGTGCATGAGGATGGAAGGGATCAAGCCACTGTATAATCGGTACAGCAGCATATCCAACTGATCATATGCAAAATAACCACACGAGAAACACAAAGTGGGGTATGCCAATTCCCATGTACCTCCAACCAGTTGTGAATGCTCAAACAACCCATCTGAACCAGTTTTTAAACACTGATGGACTAAAATGAAAACCACTGCACAAGAGGCAGACATAAATACCGAATCAATAACAGCAAATCTCAGCAAAAGAAATGCCAAAATGTTGCAACAGGAGAAGCAATGATATTCTTCATTGATAATTTAATCACTATTTTCACAACCACAAGTTTTACggtaaattaaattggaaatgggtAAACATGACTGATTATATAAAAACTTGACCGTCTGACAAAGGCAACAAAACCAACCTATGAAAATGATTGATAAGCACATATGTAGGCTTGATAAATGATAAATAGATATGGTCAATCTGTGAGAGTAGTTACGTGCATCCCATTTTGTTCTTGCTCTAGCGGCCAAGGTTCCAGTCTAGGCGTAATTGGTTCTTTAATACTCCAAAAAGATACATTGTAGCTCTTTATCGTTTATCTAACCACAACCAATGGTCTTTTCTCCAGTAACTGATAAGTGATTAATGAGTTAATAGCAAATCAAAGATTTCAACCCAGACTCGATTGAAGCATGAGTTTAAAAGACAGATAAGTGAACCAGACTGGCATCATTTCTCTCTCCtcgttcaattttttttttctttaaaaaaaaaaaaatcaaatgttggatttgattgattcaaaccggattgaaccagaatTAGAATCAAGAGTAACCAGCGATATGGTCCCAAACCCTCGGTTCTAGGGACTGGAATCAGCACGGCCACTGGCCAAGTCTAGGACAAGGTttctgggaaaaaaaaaaaaagcttttatCTTGAAAATATTTGACCATAATCAGAAGCTTAGGACCGACAAGCACTATATCCTCAAAGAGTATTAATTCTAAACTAAATTATGTTTGAGATTAATAGCTTAAATCCTGTTCATGTTATACCACAAACCTGTTTTCAAGGTTCAACATGAGATTGCCATTATTCCTGATGTTTCCCTCAACAAAATTGTTTGCATTCATTTAAAGTCTTGAAAACCTTTCAACAccatccattttattttttctggCCTCAGTTCAAGAACTTCCTCTTGTCTATAAATGTCAACTGCACAAGACTTAAATATTATTTCACTTGAGTTTGAAACTCTCTCTGTCTCTCAGCCGCTACACTTAAGATTTCATCACTGAATTTCTATTTTCTTGCATACTCTCCCCCAccataaattatattaattgacCATAACAAATGGAATAACTGTCCTACAAGGTAGTGACAAAACAAGTAATCTCTTAAAGAGCCTTCAAATTCAAGCTTTCAGTATTACACAGCCTTACAGATACTACCAGCACAAGTCTCGAACAACTTGGCCATCTGAACCGCATTAATTTACTTGAGTATACAATGCATGGTCCATTCTTAACCAACCTATAcaaaattttttttgttattcAAAATCCATGCTGCAgacaacagaaaaaaaaaaaaaaaaaacagtgacCCTCGATATTTATGGTTAGTACCTAGTAGGATAACTCACTTCTAtcgaaataattaaacttaaccaACATACCCAGAAAAAGAAACAATCAAAAGCAACAGAGTTACAGCATACccacatgaaaaaaataaaaacacaagcacaaacccaaaaaaaaaaaaaagaaaaaaatagggAATAAAGCAAACAATAACAAAGAAACAAGAACCTGAAACGGAGGTGATAATGGAGTGGAGTAGAGAAACAGAGGTGTTAACAAATAGAGGGTCACGAGAGACGAAAAATCGAATGACCCAGTTGGCTATCTGGAACAAGAAAGTTCCTGCAATAATCCAAAGTAGCTCCCTGCGCTTATTGAATAGAATCTCAAACCAAACAGAGACTAACCACAGAATGAGAGTGGCAAAAAAGAAAGGGCCAGCCCTGTTGTCGTTTCGATTATGAGCAGTCCTGGTCCTCGCCATTTGtgtagtggtctctgccctgtaCACAGAGAGCAACGAAGAAGAATGAGATATTTTGAAGGGCTTACATGGTAGTTGTGATTTGTGAAGAGATGATGGAAGAGTGGAAATTACAGAATTAAAGATTGCTTCTAGCGCCCGCTATCGCTTGGTTCTTGGCTCCCGTTTTCCATAAAAGAGCCACCACCCATCATTCGACCCGAATATCCGGATCCGGCCGACAAAAATAAttactattttattatttttaaataaaattactatttaacctaccaaattctaataaaattaattattttatcttCTATTTtgaaagattaaataattaattcatgTATTTCTACtcgatttattttaaattaaattttttattaattaatatattttaaaaaaattatcattaagataaataaatagttaaatatttaaaaaatataaaattatataattatattttctaaATTACAATGATTGGATTGGTTTAAATtaccataaaaaataataaaaaatttaaaaataaataaaatataaatataaaaaataataaatatatattttttaaaataaaaattaattaattaatatcattaaaataaaaaaattaaataataatgtcTCCTTATTTTTGTTGTATATCACCCGTCATGTGCTCGTAATTTAAATGCAAAACGTATTTATTGAAAAAAGTTTCACCCCCTTcaaccttttttttattttatttttttttaaagattctgattttaaattttttacatattaatttatatcaaatattataaCGTATTAAGTATCtgttataaaaaaaatcattatataaattattaataagttattaattaaata
This is a stretch of genomic DNA from Hevea brasiliensis isolate MT/VB/25A 57/8 chromosome 12, ASM3005281v1, whole genome shotgun sequence. It encodes these proteins:
- the LOC131171324 gene encoding uncharacterized protein LOC131171324 — protein: MARTRTAHNRNDNRAGPFFFATLILWLVSVWFEILFNKRRELLWIIAGTFLFQIANWVIRFFVSRDPLFVNTSVSLLHSIITSVSVVFILVHQCLKTGSDGLFEHSQLVGGTWELAYPTLCFSCGYFAYDQLDMLLYRLYSGLIPSILMHHLILLICFTLALYRNATVNYLILTLICELHSIFLHVRKVRRMAGVRDAKSKIVKLEWFLNWVTFIFARSMSHILITIKLIGDASKFERGVQLPLALFGMAGMNLLNVGLGIDLFNAFKRERNPHKSSHNHGE